Proteins encoded by one window of Tubulanus polymorphus chromosome 7, tnTubPoly1.2, whole genome shotgun sequence:
- the LOC141908902 gene encoding MICOS complex subunit Mic10-like — protein MAEKSENRSRSEDVLGETWDRCIADTAIKIVSGIGIGIVSSAVLFKRRPWPLAFGAAVGLGMGYSNCQNELKKQYCKNKKSDKCNSKSKCKKKTEKAADVVAMEKPTVVTVEKPCCEGSK, from the exons ATGGCGGAGAAAAGCGAAAACCGGTCGCGATCTGAGGATGTTTTAGGAGAAACTTGGGACAGGTGTATCGCTGATACCGCTATTAAAATAG TTTCTGGAATTGGAATCGGTATTGTTTCATCAGCTGTTCTCTTTAAAA GACGACCATGGCCTCTTGCATTCGGGGCTGCAGTGGGATTAGGAATGGGATATTCAAACTGTCAGAACGAACTTAAAAAACAATActgcaaaaataaaaaatctgaTAAATGCAACTCAAAATCAAAG tGTAAGAAGAAGACAGAGAAAGCTGCTGATGTGGTTGCCATGGAGAAGCCTACTGTAGTTACCGTGGAGAAACCATGTTGTGAAGGAAGCAAATGA
- the LOC141908479 gene encoding uncharacterized protein LOC141908479, with protein sequence MMEDEFIGIEIMASAAVRHDLCDSDVEDIWSVVETTDEETDNEIMIIEKEMETEKESVVADEKIEEESEIKDEKNDEKERVVSDDDDEIMIIEREIETEEKDNEKESVVTDDDEIMIIDNPITHDDMETEEKDKENESVVADEEETEEERETLKDNEKESVVADEEETEDARGIETEKDNEKESVVVHEEETDDAREKETEKDNEKENLESDEEETRNYDDDDDDYNGTTDEETDEEEFIASDEEESEDEEWSKSRKNNKKQKRKKSGVAVASSRKRHRPTENDPPVDLKEMNFKCEDCKKCFLTEKILETHKLLHTSAETEFTCAVCQKLILNRNTLSRHLMSHNKYFSCPKCKKCFPSMSKYRGHYRSHSGEKPFICPVCQRASATIEGHRIHLVSHSETRNCICEICGKGFKKTGCLTRHRLTHQEASRHKCEICDKGFNRADHLLSHRRSHLNIRPYKCDLCDKTFIQTSSLYVHMMQHTNYRPHVCSVCPATFCRRRQLTDHFTRHHSDAAVVIDLVNCCDLCGARLPSDTELRKHINSHHPAAREGSGSPNNASPSAVCEGTGSPNNASPSEIGEGSGSPNNASPSAAGKGTGSPNNASPSTAGEGTGSPNNASPSAACEGTGSPNNASPSAAGEGSGSPNNASPSAAGECPDNEIQ encoded by the exons atgATGGAAGATGAATTTATAGGGATTGAGATAATGGCATCAGCCGCAGTAAGGCATGATCTGTGTGATTCTGATGTGGAGGATATTTGGTCTGTTGTTGAGACTACTGATGAGGAAACTGACAatgaaattatgataataGAAAAAGAGATGGAGACTGAGAAGGAAAGTGTGGTGGCTGATGAGAAAATTGAAGAGGAAAGTGAGATAAAGGATGAGAAAAATGATGAGAAGGAAAGAGTTgtttctgatgatgatgatgaaatcatGATAATAGAAAGAGAGATAGAGACTGAGGAGAAGGATAATGAGAAGGAAAGTGTGGTCACTGATGACGATGAAATCATGATAATAGATAATCCTATAACTCATGATGATATGGAGACTGAAGAGAAggataaagaaaatgaaagtGTGGTGGCTGATGAAGAGGAAACTGAAGAGGAAAGAGAAACTTTGAAGGATAATGAAAAGGAAAGTGTGGTGGCTGATGAAGAGGAAACTGAAGATGCAAGAGGCATAGAAACTGAGAAGGATAATGAAAAGGAAAGTGTGGTGGTTCATGAGGAGGAAACTGATGATGCAAGAGAGAAAGAAACTGAGAAGGATAATGAGAAAGAAAATTTGGAGTCTGATGAGGAGGAAACTAGgaattatgatgatgatgacgatgattatAATGGGACTACTGACGAGGAAACTGATGAGGAAGAATTTATTGCGTCTGACGAGGAGGAAAGTGAGGATGAAGAGtggtcaaaatcaagaaagaataataaaaaacAGAAGAGGAAAAAATCAG GTGTTGCCGTTGCGTCGTCAAGGAAACGACATCGACCTACTGAAAACGATCCTCCGGTCGACTTGAAGGAGATGAATTTTAAATGTGAAGATTGTAAGAAATGTTTCTTGACggagaaaattttagaaactcATAAATTACTTCACACATCGGCAGAAACTGAATTCACGTGCGCCGTCTGTCAGAAATTAATCCTCAACCGAAACACTCTCAGCCGTCATTTAATGTCGCATAATAAATATTTCTCATGTCCGAAATGTAAGAAATGTTTCCCGTCGATGTCTAAATATCGCGGTCATTATCGGTCTCATTCCGGTGAGAAACCGTTCATCTGTCCCGTCTGTCAACGTGCATCTGCTACCATCGAGGGACATCGTATCCACCTAGTGTCGCATTCAGAAACTAGAAACTGCATTTGTGAAATCTGCGGTAAAGGGTTTAAGAAAACTGGTTGTTTGACGAGACATCGTTTAACCCATCAGGAGGCGTCCAGACATAAATGTGAGATTTGTGATAAAGGTTTTAACAGAGCCGATCATCTGTTATCTCATCGAAGAAGCCATTTAAATATCCGGCCGTATAAATGTGATTTATGTGATAAAACATTCATCCAAACATCCAGTCTTTACGTTCATATGATGCAACATACAAACTACAGACCTCATGTCTGTTCCGTCTGCCCGGCTACGTTCTGTCGCAGACGACAACTGACTGATCATTTTACCCGTCACCATAGCGACGCAGCTGTGGTGATTGATTTGGTGAATTGTTGTGATTTGTGCGGTGCTCGGTTACCATCGGATACCGAACTAAGGAAACATATAAACAGTCATCATCCAGCAGCGCGCGAGGGCTCCGGCAGCCCAAACAATGCATCACCATCCGCAGTGTGCGAGGGCACCGGCAGCCCAAACAATGCATCACCATCCGAAATAGGCGAGGGGTCCGGCAGCCCAAACAATGCATCACCATCCGCAGCGGGCAAGGGCACCGGAAGCCCAAACAATGCATCACCATCCACAGCGGGCGAGGGCACCGGCAGCCCAAACAATGCATCACCATCCGCAGCGTGCGAGGGCACCGGCAGCCCAAACAATGCATCACCATCCGCAGCGGGCGAGGGCTCCGGCAGCCCAAACAATGCATCACCATCCGCAGCGGGTGAGTGCCCAGACAACGAAATACAATGA
- the LOC141908474 gene encoding protein PALS1-like translates to MTSTPRYYDDNKNTVLSSSFTNPIYNNKHHGNGRTEDEEMIVIDDNNRQYNGFINNPGLDSGESHREMAIDCPENFTGRKKQPPRFPSATGAGGAGKTVDQVERIRFHQEELRKRKEEETRIATEQEFLRTSLRGSKKLQALEHNKPSVPPEGVDNTGFIEEEVDSGRPPSGREGASGRVEKPVSLNSLFKSIQNLHVSTKHENDSKLTDDISKLYQIFQTDRFRNAIKIREKILEISEIRPLVIPVNHDSVNACVEAFNELPQQSRDPRIFELASILQRPEFQSVLVTHDKVAPPYEVSEPLEGEVYPSRGTENFQFLDNDVPIRIVTLFKSGDPLGATVRNHDDAIIIGRIVKGGVAEKSGLLHEGDEILEVNNVPLRGKTVTEVSDLLAEMNGTLTFLVVPGDESNEFNNQHNDQTVHVKAYFNYDPVDDLYIPCKELGISFQCGDILHVINQTDGSWWQAYRDGEDTNTLAGLIPSKTFQQHRDAAKQVIVDDDQSTIDNQRKKNKKLCFKKSTKKNKKKVLYNASTNEDHEAEEVLTYEEVDLYYPQPNRKRPLVLIGPPNVGRHDLRQRLMESDFDRFAAAIPHTSRLRRDGEVDGRDYHFIPRPVFESDINTGKFVEHGEFEKNLYGTSIAAIREVINSGKICVLNLHPQSLKILKASDLKPYVIFIAAPNIENLKSNCLKAGKRLTEEELRDIINRGREIEETFGHYFDLAIVNYDINKTYDDLIAEIYRLEIEPQWVPAQWVRAT, encoded by the coding sequence ATGACGTCAACTCCGCGTTACTATGACGACAATAAGAACACTGTATTATCATCGAGTTTTACGAACCCGATTTACAACAATAAACACCACGGCAACGGCAGAACGGAAGACGAAGAAATGATCGTCATCGACGATAACAATAGACAATACAACGGGTTTATAAATAATCCCGGATTAGACTCGGGTGAATCTCATAGAGAAATGGCGATCGATTGCCCGGAAAATTTTACCGGCCGTAAAAAACAACCTCCTCGGTTTCCATCGGCAACAGGAGCCGGAGGAGCGGGTAAAACGGTGGATCAGGTGGAAAGAATTCGATTCCACCAGGAGGAACTGAGGAAACGAAAAGAGGAGGAAACTAGAATCGCGACGGAACAAGAATTCCTGCGAACGTCTCTACGTGGCTCGAAAAAACTACAAGCGTTAGAGCATAATAAACCATCGGTAccaccagagggcgttgatAATACAGGGTTTATAGAAGAGGAGGTAGACAGCGGTAGACCCCCGTCGGGACGCGAGGGAGCCTCGGGACGAGTCGAGAAACCTGTCAGTTTAAACTCACTGTTTAAATCTATACAGAACTTACACGTTTCGACTAAACACGAAAACGATTCTAAACTGACGGATGATATCTCGAAATTATATCAGATATTTCAAACCGATCGATTCCGAAACGCGATTAAAATCCGTGAGAAAATCCTCGAGATATCCGAGATACGTCCTTTAGTGATACCGGTGAATCACGACTCGGTGAATGCTTGCGTCGAGGCTTTTAATGAACTCCCGCAACAATCGCGAGATCCGAGAATATTCGAACTGGCTTCCATTTTACAACGTCCCGAATTTCAATCGGTTCTCGTAACTCACGATAAGGTGGCGCCGCCGTACGAGGTGAGCGAACCTCTCGAGGGCGAGGTTTACCCGTCGCGAGGTACGGAGAACTTTCAGTTTTTAGATAACGATGTTCCGATTAGAATCGTTACTCTGTTTAAATCCGGAGATCCGTTAGGAGCGACAGTTCGTAACCACGACGACGCGATTATAATCGGTCGTATCGTTAAAGGCGGCGTCGCCGAGAAGAGCGGTTTACTTCACGAGGGAGATGAAATATTAGAGGTTAATAACGTTCCGTTACGAGGTAAAACAGTTACCGAGGTTTCTGATTTATTAGCGGAGATGAACGGAACGTTAACATTCCTGGTCGTCCCCGGCGATGAATCGAATGAATTCAACAATCAACACAACGATCAAACCGTCCACGTTAAAGCGTATTTTAATTACGATCCGGTCGATGATTTATATATTCCCTGTAAAGAGTTGGGAATCTCGTTTCAATGCGGAGATATTTTACACGTGATCAATCAGACGGATGGGTCGTGGTGGCAGGCGTACCGGGACGGCGAGGATACTAATACACTCGCCGGGTTAATACCCTCAAAAACATTCCAACAACACCGCGACGCCGCTAAACAAGTCATCGTCGACGACGACCAGTCAACAATAGACAAtcaaagaaagaaaaacaaaaaactttGTTTCAAGAAATCGACGAAAAAAAATAAGAAGAAAGTTTTGTACAATGCGTCGACGAACGAGGATCACGAGGCCGAGGAGGTCCTCACGTACGAGGAGGTCGATTTATACTACCCTCAACCTAACAGGAAGCGCCCTCTAGTGTTAATCGGTCCTCCTAACGTCGGGCGTCATGATTTACGTCAGCGGTTGATGGAGAGTGATTTCGACCGGTTCGCCGCGGCGATACCTCATACGAGTCGATTGAGACGAGATGGAGAGGTCGACGGTCGAGATTATCATTTCATTCCTCGTCCTGTATTCGAATCCGATATAAACACCGGTAAATTTGTAGAACACGGTGAATTCGAGAAGAATCTTTACGGAACTTCGATCGCCGCGATCCGTGAAGTTATCAATTCCGGTAAAATCTGCGTTTTAAATTTACATCCGCAATcgctgaaaatattaaaagcaTCCGATTTGAAGCCGTACGTTATTTTCATTGCGGCTCCGAATATcgagaatttaaaatcaaattgtttAAAAGCTGGAAAACGTTTAACGGAAGAAGAATTACGAGATATTATCAATCGAGGTCGTGAGATTGAAGAGACTTTCGGACATTATTTCGATCTCGCTATCGTTAATTACGATATCAATAAAACTTACGATGATTTAATTGCAGAAATTTATCGCTTAGAAATTGAACCTCAGTGGGTCCCGGCCCAATGGGTGCGGGCCACATGA
- the LOC141908472 gene encoding uncharacterized protein LOC141908472, protein MKMEASSNEEETGMKQQQTGPRAPSTVHPLCRTGSQQRVTIATRSPTGPQETKHSQPTDPAPGSTLGEPTAGISPKLTLGNSTNTKEIYITIEATPSAATPVIFKAHKSVMKNKEQLQINRCDSVECNCQKLHCPLCSEHIFKPVDFMCNLKKHFTVHTKHSVQFNDSLSCMCRLKCKPESHYHCPLCATICIKKNKLVDHLKIVHCKEKRLLNPESELVKIPRNKQGLSNVILTAEFLADLTEDDRPVTVELLQQILGDLNVKIAQTRKQFIIQGKLIHIQKANLLLKQVKAKHRKQKEDNDSKLDMQVSQEIGVSHETGVSQESAVSQETGVSQETGVSQEIGVSQESAVSQETGVSQETGVSQESAVSQETTVSQETGVSQEIGVSQETTVSQETGVSQETTASSAQRRSINQCLENIQIHSTADDNEDLETIVAGPECEDLETVTDPADPESPVTTESEDQETDAVEFEDVEIAVTESEDLETVVEPGDVETTVSEIEDLETVVELENEYLLGSEEKPVKCEIIDEDEMREDDDNEDEREEEVRSVSIMRVPIKRRSRSEIKALGLVLRCPVCNIEKYSRDSYYRHIQRYHKQKLFNCDKCTKSYSQRSDYERHLATCRGPKQIRKYDESKIKRERIECGVCETSFSSKDSLKAHIKYIHTDIGVCSCNKCGKTFKAPRYLKSHLLRHNNQRPFICLICGRGFKERGALKEHSDTHKNQSERVKKYRCDQCPKSYFRLAALKDHKNVHSGLKPFACDVCGKLYAARCSMNKHRLSHSGDKPYSCDKCNKAFKFRHKLQAHLITHTGMSPHGCNLCSKVFTTSTTLRKHVCKGGATVALPSSSDIKTENSPLQFYMCSLCNLTFTDWSTVTQHMLLHAESINTVTMENSVVTIDNPIVTMDTRVVSDDKEETVEIDSQDLIELADAAAAKFLKTNCESYLINSVETHAATPDVFSQQQVQVQLDQQHEQLMVIEEPVDIIQSDGSVLIQSGFEINGHRFNDVIQTVTTTT, encoded by the exons ATGAAGATGGAGGCGTCTTCAAACGAGGAAGAAACCGGTATGAAACAACAGCAAACTGGTCCCCGAGCACCGTCAACAGTGCACCCATTGTGTCGGACTGGTTCCCAGCAGCGCGTTACCATAGCAACTCGATCACCAACTGGTCCCCAAGAGACGAAACATTCTCAACCAACAGATCCCGCGCCCGGTTCAACCCTAGGAGAACCCACTGCTGGTATTAGCCCTAAACTAACTTTAGGAAACTCTACAAATACCAAAGAAATATACATCACTATAGAAGCTACTCCTAGTGCAGCTACTCCTGTG ATATTTAAAGCtcataaatcagtgatgaaGAATAAAGAACAGTTACAGATAAATAGATGTGATAGTGTTGAGTGTAACTGTCAGAAACTGCACTGCCCTCTATGTTCGgaacatattttcaaacctGTCGATTTCATGTGTAATTTGAAGAAACATTTCACAGTTCACACAAAACACTCCGTTCAATTCAACG ATTCGTTGAGTTGTATGTGTCGACTGAAATGTAAACCTGAATCGCACTACCACTGCCCTCTATGTGCGACTATCTGCATCAAAAAGAATAAACTAGTCGACCATTTAAAGATTGTACATTGTAAGGAGAAACGTCTACTGAATCCAGAATCAGAACTAGTGAAAATACCTCGCAATAAACAg GGTTTATCGAATGTGATTCTGACGGCGGAATTTTTGGCTGATTTAACAGAAGACGATCGGCCGGTTACAGTAGAATTATTACAGCAAATTCTTGGAGATTTAAACGTGAAAATCGCACAAACAAGAAAACAGTTTATAATACAGGGAAAActcattcatattcaaaaaGCTAATTTATTACTGAAACAG GTTAAAGCAAAACACAGAAAACAGAAAGAGGacaatgattctaaattagaCATGCAGGTGTCACAGGAGATTGGAGTGTCTCATGAGACTGGAGTGTCTCAGGAGTCTGCTGTGTCACAGGAGACTGGAGTGTCTCAGGAGACTGGAGTGTCTCAGGAGATTGGAGTGTCTCAGGAGTCTGCTGTGTCACAGGAGACTGGAGTGTCTCAGGAGACTGGAGTGTCTCAGGAGTCAGCCGTGTCACAGGAGACTACAGTGTCACAGGAGACTGGAGTGTCGCAGGAGATTGGAGTGTCACAGGAGACTACAGTGTCTCAGGAGACTGGAGTGTCGCAGGAAACTACAGCATCATCTGCTCAAAGACGTTCTATTAATCAatgtttagaaaatattcaaattcactcCACAGCAGATGACAATGAGGATCTAGAAACTATTGTCGCCGGTCCAGAGTGTGAGGATCTGGAAACTGTTACGGACCCCGCAGATCCTGAAAGTCCCGTTACTACTGAGTCTGAGGATCAAGAAACTGATGCTGTGGAGTTTGAGGATGTTGAAATTGCTGTTACTGAATCTGAGGATCTGGAAACTGTCGTTGAACCAGGGGATGTTGAAACTACCGTTTCAGAGATTGAGGATCTGGAAACAGTCGTAGAATTAgagaatgaatatttattgGGAAGCGAAGAAAAACCTGTGAAATGTGAAATCATTGATGAAGATGAAATGAGAgaggatgatgataatgaagatgagagagaAGAGGAAGTAAGATCGGTATCGATAATGAGAGTTCCAATTAAACGTAGATCTCGATCTGAGATTAAAGCGTTAGGATTAGTTTTACGTTGTCCGGTTTGTAACATAGAGAAATACTCGCGGGATAGTTACTATAGACACATACAACGATAtcataaacaaaaactattcaaCTGCGACAAGTGTACGAAATCATACTCTCAACGTAGCGACTACGAGCGCCACCTAGCGACGTGTAGAGGACCTAAACAGATTCGTAAATACGACGAAAGTAAAATAAAGCGTGAAAGAATCGAATGCGGCGTTTGTGAAACTTCATTCAGCAGCAAAGATTCATTGAAAGCTCATATAAAATATATCCACACAGATATCGGGGTTTGTTCCTGTAACAAGTGCGGAAAAACATTCAAAGCACCGAGATATTTAAAATCTCATCTACTCAGACACAACAATCAGAGACCGTTTATCTGTTTAATCTGCGGCCGAGGATTTAAAGAGAGAGGAGCTTTAAAAGAGCACAGCGATACTCATAAAAACCAATCTGAACGAGTGAAGAAATATCGATGCGATCAATGCCCGAAATCTTATTTCCGTTTGGCCGCTTTAAAGGATCATAAAAATGTACATTCGGGATTAAAACCGTTCGCGTGTGACGTCTGCGGTAAACTTTACGCAGCTCGTTGCTCTATGAATAAACATAGATTAAGTCACTCCGGTGATAAACCTTACTCCTGCGATAAATGCAACAAAGCGTTTAAATTCAGGCATAAATTACAGGCACATTTAATCACTCACACCGGAATGAGTCCTCACGGGTGTAATCTGTGCAGTAAGGTATTTACTACATCTACTACACTACGGAAACACGTCTGTAAAGGTGGCGCTACCGTCGCTCTACCGTCGTCGTCGGATATTAAAACAGAGAATTCTCCGTTACAATTCTATATGTGTAGTCTGTGTAATTTAACATTCACTGATTGGTCGACCGTTACTCAACATATGTTACTACACGCCGAGTCGATCAATACCGTTACCATGGAGAATTCAGTGGTTACTATAGACAATCCGATTGTTACTATGGATACGCGTGTAGTAAGCGATGATAAAGAGGAAACTGTCGAAATCGATTCTCAGGATTTAATCGAACTCGCAGATGCGGCAGCTGCTAAATTCCTGAAGACAAATTGTGAATCGTACCTGATAAATTCAG TTGAAACGCACGCAGCTACCCCAGATGTATTCAGTCAGCAACAGGTGCAGGTGCAGCTGGATCAACAG CATGAACAGTTAATGGTCATAGAAGAACCTGTAGACATTATCCAATCAGATGGTAGCGTTCTTATCCAATCAGGATTTGAGATCAACGGACACCGGTTTAACGACGTTATACAAACTGTTACCACGACGACATAA